The sequence GGTCCTTGACGACTTTCTCCGGATAGAGACCGACCGGGTCGCCGGGTACCTGGAGAAGACACGCCACCTCTACCGATACCGGATCGCCTACTGCCTCGGGATCTTCCGGGAGGCGTTCATCCGGGGGGCAGAGCAGGCCGGTGTCGAAATCGACCTCATCCTCCCGACAACTGATGTCATCAATCTGATCGTCGAGCAGGGAGACTGTGCCTTCCAGGAAGGCTCCCTCTCGATGGATGAGTACCTCGGGGAGTTCTGTGAAGAGCTGATCAGGTTCCGGAATAGGATATATAGGTGAACAGCATACTTAAAAAAGTAAATATTATTATTATTTTTTATTTATATATTTTATAAATTCTTCACGTGTCAGGCCTGCCTGACGAATGATCGAACGGATTATTCCTGTTCCAAGTTCTTCTCCCTGATGGTCAGGGATGACAATACTTCTTCCATCAGCATGTTTCATAACCACATGGCTACCCTTTTGCCGAATACTAACAAAGCCC is a genomic window of Methanocalculus alkaliphilus containing:
- a CDS encoding type II toxin-antitoxin system HicA family toxin: MRPAKAEKILRILEEQGFVSIRQKGSHVVMKHADGRSIVIPDHQGEELGTGIIRSIIRQAGLTREEFIKYINKK